From one Pseudomonas sp. B21-048 genomic stretch:
- a CDS encoding amidase: protein MSMMSLESLRIELARGRTTSRALLETCLERALDPDGEGARTFLHIDVRGARMRADAVDARRKKGQQMSPYAGLVVSVKDLFDVAGQVTAAGSWVLSSAPPAHEDAFVVARLKAAGLIIIGRTNMSEFAYTGIGLNPHYGTPANPFERALKRIPGGSSSGAAISVTDGMAAAGLGTDTGGSCRIPAALTGISGFKPSASRVNGRGVFGLSKSLDSVGVLAPDAGCCAIIDSIVAGTDIRLPAEINLRGVKFGVPQTLVLDGLDQHVAQTYSAVLKRLHDAGAELREMALDELTEVATINRRGAIVAYEAYALHQEILRTRADQYDPNVRARIEHGALYRQADYEDACNARRDWITRVQRRMQDVDLLICPTVPIIAPTFSQVADNRDFQHFNLLLLRNPMLANFLDGCSVSIPCHEPGTAPVGLMLIDRHGRDEPLLSVAQSVQRLLRSVENRV from the coding sequence ATGAGCATGATGTCGCTGGAGTCATTGCGTATTGAGTTGGCGCGCGGTCGAACCACCAGCCGCGCGCTGCTTGAAACCTGCCTGGAACGCGCACTCGATCCAGACGGTGAAGGTGCGCGCACCTTTTTGCATATTGATGTGAGAGGCGCCCGGATGCGGGCGGATGCGGTCGATGCCAGGCGGAAAAAGGGCCAACAGATGTCGCCTTACGCGGGGCTCGTGGTCTCGGTCAAGGACCTGTTCGACGTGGCGGGGCAAGTCACGGCCGCCGGCTCCTGGGTGCTATCCAGCGCACCGCCGGCCCACGAGGACGCCTTCGTCGTTGCGCGACTGAAGGCCGCGGGCTTGATCATCATCGGCCGAACCAATATGAGCGAGTTTGCCTATACCGGCATTGGCCTCAATCCCCATTACGGGACGCCGGCCAACCCCTTCGAGCGGGCACTCAAGCGCATCCCCGGCGGCTCATCTTCGGGGGCGGCGATATCTGTCACTGACGGGATGGCGGCGGCGGGGCTCGGTACCGATACCGGTGGCTCGTGCCGGATTCCTGCGGCCTTGACCGGCATTAGCGGCTTCAAACCCAGCGCATCGAGGGTCAATGGCAGGGGCGTGTTTGGGTTGTCCAAGAGCCTCGACTCAGTCGGAGTACTGGCGCCTGACGCGGGCTGTTGCGCGATTATCGATAGCATCGTTGCAGGAACAGACATCCGCCTGCCCGCTGAAATCAATCTGCGTGGCGTGAAGTTCGGCGTGCCCCAGACCCTGGTGCTCGATGGCCTCGATCAGCACGTGGCGCAGACGTATTCGGCAGTATTGAAGCGCTTGCACGATGCCGGCGCCGAGCTGCGGGAGATGGCGCTTGATGAGTTGACCGAAGTGGCCACGATCAATCGCCGGGGAGCGATTGTGGCGTATGAAGCTTATGCCTTGCATCAGGAGATATTGCGCACCCGTGCGGATCAGTACGACCCCAATGTACGGGCGCGTATCGAGCACGGTGCGTTGTACCGCCAGGCTGACTATGAGGATGCCTGTAACGCTCGCCGGGACTGGATCACGCGTGTGCAGCGGCGCATGCAGGACGTGGATCTGTTGATATGCCCCACGGTCCCGATCATCGCACCGACCTTCTCCCAAGTGGCAGACAACAGGGATTTCCAACACTTCAACCTGCTATTGCTGCGCAATCCCATGCTCGCCAATTTTCTTGATGGCTGCTCCGTTTCGATCCCTTGCCATGAACCCGGCACAGCCCCTGTGGGGTTGATGTTGATCGATCGGCATGGCCGCGATGAGCCGTTGCTAAGTGTGGCTCAGTCCGTGCAACGACTTTTACGAAGTGTCGAAAACCGCGTGTGA
- a CDS encoding aspartate dehydrogenase: MTTSLYSSDLRIGIVGLGAVGASLARTFDAGIPGIRLVGITVRNPERAAGVLANLKNPPALLDLDELAQVSDVVIECAPAALLPQIALPVLSAGKKLVVLSSGALLENPHLIDLARLHGGQILVPTGALLGLDAVTAAAEGVIHSVRMITRKPPRGLVGAPYLLENLISIEGLDKPKRVFKGSAREAARGFPANLNVVVALSLAGIGPDRTTLEIWADPSVTRNTHLIEVDADSASLTMTIENIPSDNPKTGRITAQSVVALLRKMNAPLRIGT; the protein is encoded by the coding sequence ATGACCACTAGCCTATATTCTTCCGATTTGCGCATCGGCATCGTCGGCCTGGGCGCTGTCGGTGCCTCGTTGGCGCGAACCTTCGACGCAGGCATCCCCGGAATCCGCCTGGTGGGCATCACCGTACGCAACCCCGAGCGCGCAGCAGGGGTGTTGGCCAACCTGAAGAATCCACCGGCGCTGCTGGACCTGGATGAATTGGCGCAGGTCAGCGATGTGGTCATTGAATGCGCACCCGCGGCGCTGTTGCCGCAGATTGCGCTGCCCGTTTTGAGTGCCGGCAAAAAGCTGGTGGTACTCAGCTCCGGCGCCTTGCTGGAAAACCCGCACCTGATCGACCTGGCGCGGCTGCATGGTGGCCAGATTCTTGTGCCCACCGGTGCCTTGCTTGGGCTGGATGCAGTGACCGCAGCGGCGGAGGGCGTAATTCACTCCGTACGAATGATCACGCGCAAGCCACCTCGTGGCCTGGTGGGTGCGCCTTATCTGCTGGAGAACTTGATCAGCATCGAAGGGCTCGACAAGCCCAAACGCGTGTTCAAGGGCAGTGCACGCGAGGCCGCTCGCGGGTTTCCGGCCAACCTCAATGTGGTGGTGGCCCTATCGCTGGCGGGGATCGGCCCTGACCGCACGACCCTGGAAATCTGGGCAGACCCGTCGGTGACCCGCAATACTCATTTGATCGAGGTCGATGCCGATTCGGCGAGCCTGACCATGACCATCGAGAACATCCCCTCGGACAACCCCAAGACCGGTCGCATCACCGCGCAGAGTGTGGTGGCTCTGCTACGCAAAATGAACGCGCCGCTGCGCATCGGTACGTGA
- a CDS encoding polysaccharide deacetylase family protein: MLPGPNRFAYSGIESRADFQWPEGKRLAFYVALCVEHFSYGSGGLGLSYSPGISQPNTYNWAWREYGNRVGGWRILALCKELDIPLTVLLNTECYEHCPELVQALVDAGAEIVAHGRSNSEIQNGLSEEQERQLIHSATESIKQHSGLQPAGWMSPGANPSAVTEDLLQEAGYLYTLDWPMDDQPVWMKTREGKLLSLPYPHEVNDVPMVVLHHGTAPAFAEMAIANFDEMLVQSTQQSLVYGMTLHTFIMGQPFRLQALRKLLEHIKRRDDAVWFTTAGQVAKHYAQQIAPDFNDSSQGAPA, translated from the coding sequence ATGCTACCTGGACCTAATCGTTTCGCTTATTCAGGCATAGAGTCACGCGCAGATTTCCAATGGCCGGAGGGCAAGCGACTGGCGTTTTATGTCGCGCTCTGCGTCGAGCATTTTTCCTACGGCAGCGGCGGGCTCGGGCTGTCTTACTCGCCCGGTATTTCTCAACCGAACACCTACAACTGGGCTTGGCGCGAGTACGGCAATCGCGTCGGCGGCTGGCGCATTCTTGCACTGTGCAAGGAGTTGGACATTCCGCTCACGGTGCTGCTCAACACTGAATGCTATGAGCACTGCCCTGAGCTGGTACAGGCACTGGTAGACGCCGGAGCGGAAATCGTTGCCCATGGGCGCAGTAACTCCGAAATACAGAACGGTTTGTCAGAAGAGCAGGAACGGCAGTTGATCCATTCGGCGACCGAATCGATCAAGCAACACAGCGGCTTACAGCCCGCCGGCTGGATGAGCCCCGGTGCCAACCCCAGCGCCGTGACCGAAGACCTGCTGCAAGAAGCCGGCTATTTATACACGCTGGACTGGCCGATGGATGACCAGCCGGTATGGATGAAAACCCGTGAAGGCAAGCTGCTAAGCCTGCCTTACCCGCATGAAGTCAACGATGTGCCCATGGTCGTTCTGCACCACGGAACCGCACCGGCCTTCGCGGAAATGGCGATCGCCAATTTCGATGAAATGCTGGTCCAGTCCACCCAGCAGTCCCTCGTCTACGGCATGACCCTGCACACCTTCATCATGGGTCAGCCGTTTCGGCTACAAGCCTTGCGCAAACTGCTTGAACACATCAAGCGCCGGGACGATGCCGTTTGGTTCACCACCGCCGGGCAAGTTGCCAAGCATTATGCGCAGCAGATTGCGCCGGATTTCAACGATAGCTCTCAGGGAGCCCCAGCATGA